ACATATAAAATAAGCCCTAATAAAAAATAGTATGCCATAATGTAACATATGGCATTCACCAATGTCAAACCATCTCTATAGCATAACATGTGGCCATGAAACTTGATAGATGAAACGTATTCATATCATAAACATGGATCActtttttatgataaataaaCATGGATCACTTTAAAATTAATGCTAGCTTGATTTCACATTCTCCTGTCACAAAGAGGACTGTTTGAGACCCTTCATCATCTCAGCTTGTAATTTGAAGCTGAGAAATTTGGCAAGAATAGGACTGTggcaggaagatgaagatgagcttGAGGATGGAGCTTCACTAAACACATGCAAACATTCTCTAGGCTCTTGACTTGGTACTGTATTTGATGTTCCCATGAGTGAGCTTCATGATCCTCTTGTGTGTGCTCCACCATTGACTTCTTCTTGGCACAACCTGCACTTTGCTTCTTCTTGATAACATATTGAATTCATTTGGTTCTCAGTGCTTTGGAGGCCACTAAGCGTGAAGGCAATGAACACAAAAGCATGAGTTTGTTTCTTGGATCTTTTTCAGCAAGCCAACAAATAAATAGGGAGTGAGTAACCGGATAGACAAAAGAATCTCGAAAGAGTCATgaaaagaaaattttcaaaaactatATACTCATTGGCATGCATTGCAATTGTTACATCAGAATTTGAAACCatcaaaataatataaatttgaaaatagACTCAGTCAAACAATTTAACCGGTAGAATCCTACCACCCTTTTCTCTTATCCAGTTTCCTCTTTTAAGCGATTTGATATTTTAGAGGCCAAGTCTTATGTAAAGTCAAGTGCTATTCAATGTCTAAAACTATCCATTCAAAGCTTCCTAATCTATTACTCAAGGGCAAATGCACACAAATATCAAGAAACAACTAATAAAAGCAGAACAGACCTCAGGTTATGCTCATTGAAACAAAAATACATGAAACTACTTTTTTATAGAGACACCCAACAAATTATGTGTGAAAGCCAATACACACGTGCACAAAATCATGTAGTAAAGATAGAAATTGCAAGAAAGAGAAAATCGCAAGCAATAAAAATGAGGAAACAAAATAAGCACCTACAATTCTTTTAATTTGCCAAGTAGAAAGGGGATTCAGATTAGTTCAAAGATAGAAAAAAGTATTTTCATGAGAGAGATACTCAAGTCAAAAGGTTTCAAATGAAGGCTCTGTAGAAGGAGATAAAttagagaaagaagagaagtaCCTTCAATCATTTTCCTCTAGTGCAGATAAAGTTATGCTCATTGAAACTATAGTACTACCTACTACCTAGTCAATAAAAAAACCATGTGAAGGAATAAGGGTCCCTCATATACCAAACAGCCCCTTAAGAAAATCATCAAACTCCAATAAGAGCCCCTCAAATTGGGAGAACAAAGCATGTTTGGGCCTCTCAACTTCTAACAAACTATTAGATTAAAAGATAAACACACCAAGATAGGGTAGATACACTAATCCAGAAAGGGGCATAGAATTAGGAAGTATATTACTGACATGATTTTAAGTTGCAGATGTAATTTTGCAGTAGAGATATTTGAATGTACAACATAGATCTCAAAGGAACCCCGTGGTCATCTCATAATATGTGAAGTACAGAAATAGTGCTTTTCAATTGAAAGATTTCACACCAAAATCCTGATACTCATTATCCCCCAAAAATAACATCTCAAGTTCTACAACAGACAAAAGGCCACATCCGTTCACAGCTCTTAAATCCTGAAAATAGCAACAATTTCCCCATTTGATGAATTATATGTCAAACCTTCTCATTGCCATCTTGGTGAAACTCATCTTAGAGAGTCACAATACTGAGGGAATTCACACTCGCATAAACCTACCCTGACCTGGTACACAGAGAAAGTTATTTCAACATGAGAAATGTTACACAGCAACGAAAATTCTTGGAACAAACAAttctttattaattattataagtGATCTTTctctaaattaagaatatttcCTTAGATATATAGTCTTCAAAAATAGCCTTGTAACATAAATATTTCTTATATCAAATCAGGACCATAGGAGATAGCGAAATAAAACCCAGTTATATCCTACATCATGATAGGACTTGGAAGGTAAATTGAATTTCAATGATAATACCCCCAATTGATATTTGATCAAAGCCTGAGATTGTTGCAAAATGCAGCTGAGTAGCACTCAATGCTTATCCCCACTCCCCAACCAAAAACAGTGCTTCGACATCCGATTTTATCAGTAGCACTCAATGCCAATTTTAAGCAGATACTTTGAATCACCACTTCAACTCCATGTCAGCCAAATGCGCTTGTATTCTTCTTCTAGACCTCCTAGTAGACTACGAACCTTCCATAAACCAAAAGGCAGAAAAATCagcaaaagaaattaaaaaatccAAACTCACAAAACCTAACATGATTAAAATCAATCTGAACCCCCTTTCGTTCAAATTAAACTGGGTCGAACAGATTTTCATAGTCTAGAGGGGTAGCTGACAGATTCagaacagagaaaaaaaaaacaaacaaagaatcTGAGGAGATAAATTCGAGAAAAACCCTTACCACAGATTAGTGAAGCCGCAAATCTGCCAAGAAGAAAATAATGTTAAGCCGCAAAGGGCTGCGATTTAATATCTGTTGTGCAAATCTCGCAGTCGATTCCTCAGTTCCTAATGGACGGGACAGATTCCTCAGTTCGCCATCCACCTATCTCCCCTACCTCGCACGCCGCCGGAGCCCTCAGGGTCTCCACCTCGTCGCCGATGTCGATGCCGCTGCGGAAAAAAACGACAGCCACAACTTTGGGGGTTTAGGAGAGGGCCTTGCGATGTAACGGGGAGAGGAATCCCTGGCCTCAACATCGCAAACAAAGAAACAGAAGAGGGAGGggatttgggtttaacaccccgCCTATGAGGCTTCTCACCCCACTTTTTTATTATTGAAAGCGGGATTTAAATTTCCGTTTTTTAATACAAATAAAACGGAACTTAAAAAACCGTTTTGTATTTTAGCACATGTGGCacattttcaactatttattgTATACTAAAAAAAACGGAATATTAAATTCCGTTTTAAAAATGGAAATTTAAATCCCGATTTCAATAAAAGTGGGGTGAGAAGCCTCATgggtggggtgttaaacccaaatcccaAGAGGGAGGGAGGCAAAGAGAGTGAAGATGGAACGGAAGACATGAAAGGAGAACGTGCACGCGATTAAAAGCACCAGAAGAATGAAAACAGATGAAAAAGGAGAAACCAAACCATCAGTGAAATAAAGAAGGAGATTGCCGGAGGATTTGGATGGCTAAGATTTGATCCATAAATAATAACTTATTGTAAATTGATGGCTGAGATTTAATCTAACTGAAATAAAAGGGACTTTTACCAAAATATCCATGGTCAAGCTTCATTGtctttaaaattatttgttgattGACAAATTTACCCTAAGGCTCctaaaactctccctttatagaatttatagatagatagatagatttgtCTACCAAACACTACTTAAAATCTAGTTTGAACTATTTGAGGACACCTTAggaattgaccaaaaaaaaaaaaaggacaccTTAGGATGTGGATCTATACCTTACAAATCATTGGTTGCTTTCTCATCCAAGAAACCAAAACATAGATAAGGTGATAAGGCCACATGGCAGAAACTCAATACCTCATCCTCGTTAACTCCCactttctttctccttctctcaATTCCTTCACCCATCGATCACCATGGCCTCCCCAACACTCATAACTCCAACCTCCACACCAAAATCACTACCACCCATCAAACCCAGACCCACCACCGCCATTGCCGCCACTCTGTcaccaaccaccaccaccaccgcgaaCCCCCGCCGCCGTGAGTTCCTCTCCATCACGGCCTCAGTTCTCTCCGGCACATGGCTGTGTCACGTGACCCCTGCACTGGCTGCCGAGGACGAAGAGTACGTGAGAGAAACAGAAGAAGTGATCAACAAGGTGAGAACCACCATCACAATGGACAAGAACGACCCCAACGTTGCTGATGCGGTTGCTGACTTGAGAGACTCGTCGAACTCGTGGGTGGCTAAGTACAGAAAGGAGAAAGCGCTTCTTGCAAGGGTTTCCTTCAGGGACGTGTACTCTGCTCTCAATGCGGTTTCAGGGCACTACATCAGTTTTGGACCAACCGCTCCGATTCCGGCGAAGCGAAGGGCGAGGATTTTGGAGGAGGTGGAGGTTGCTGAGAAGGCACTTCTAAGGGGAAGATGAACGGAAAACACTTTCAGCTGCTGCTGGATTTGAGAGGAAAGAAAATTTCTTATTTTCACATTCCTCTGTTTTCCTCTGTAGATTCGTTTCTTCTTCTCTGTTCTTGCTGAGTGCTTGGTTTTTGTATTATTATTGTATGATAACTCAAACTGAAATTACAGTAAGAGGCTCACATTCTCTGTTAATTCAGAAGAGAAGATTATGTATGCAGGCATAGAATCTAAGTAAAATTATGAAATATCTCTTTGAATTAACTTATTATGGGGTTCACAATGTCGGTTTCTTTTCAACAGTTTTCTTATTATTATAGTATAATTTGTGCATTTTTCCTCAATTGTAATTTAGAGCATGCTTAGATGATAATTGTAAACCATGGTTTGATATAATGTAATTTGAGAGTTGAAGTGATTTTGGAGGAATATTATGTTGAACAAAAGTCAGTTCACATTAGAATTTGGGATATCTTAACAGGCACTTGAAAGTGTAAGACAATGTTTAGAGGCTTGGTGACTATTCCTAACTTGCTATGGATGTTAAGCATAGCATGTATTGGTGTCACTTAAAAAGTAGTGATGCTAGGCTTAGTGACTATTGCTAACATGTATGGCTTGGTAACTACTGCTAACTTGCTATGGATGCTATTGCTAAAAAGTAGTTTCAGTCCAGAacaaaaaataatgataaaGTTTGTCCTTTCTTTCCATGTGAAGATTTAGTTAATGACGAATTTCCCCCTCCCCAACAACAAGAAAAGCTTAAGTAAGCATCATCCAACAACCAGAATACTACTCCAGGTTTTGTTAATTCTTAGATTGGCATCAGGTTTTGTTCATATATATGGTTCAATTGGGGCTTGTTGAAATTCTTGCATCAAGAACAATACAACATCTACATGCAGGTTAAAGAGGAGTATCCAAATGGGTTTGGATTTAGCGGTGCATTGCAGTCACAAATGCAAACCACATGATTAGTTAGTGTTTGAATTTTCGTTGAACTCAACGTAGATCCACGCTGAAGCTAACACGTCAAAATCATGCTTTCCGATCTACCTTAAACTTAACGAAGCAATTTTTACCTTCTTTGATAGTGCGTTGAGACACGCGAAACCATGTTGGCCTTAACTTCAAcgctaagagcatctccaatggagtccttaATTTAGGGTCTTAAATTAAGATCCagatcttattagatcccaccattggagctattctacatggcatgagatcttagcaaaagctaagatccgtgccttagctcaggtactctcaaatccgggatcttaaataaaataatatttttttctctctcctttcaaTACCAGAACCAAAGTTAAAAATaatgagagaaataaataatataaatatattgggtacCGTGGGTCtagtcaaaaataaaataagatctcaaccactagagtgaaatgtaCATTGggaccttatgagtgtcttaaatcttATGTGGCAGTCTGGGCCCACAAAAAATGAGTTAAGTCTCAAAATAAGATctcaccattggagatgctctaaaccAGACATGCACTTAGACGACATCTATCATATTTTTAGTGTTTATACCCTATTTACAGTGATTAAATATGAATTATCTGATGACTTATATTCAATGTAACCTCATTACTGCATCCAAGTTCCAATCCTCGAACTCTTATTGAAAGCTAGTTGTAGCCATTCCTTAGAACACAAGCTTCACCTAGCATACAACTTCAAGTAAATAGGGGGAAGAAATTAATGCTTTAATACATGGCCCTTTTATTCTAGGATATTAAAATATACATTGGAGAGGAAAAATCATCGAGACCCTAATGGACAAGGGTGAGAGTAAAggtgttcgcggattggattggttcgatTTTATGATTTGGTCATCCAATTTTATATGAGTAATGTTTAAAAAGTACAACACTTCATTTTCTTATTCAATGACTGAAATTCATGAGGCCCTCACTAGGTTGTAATGGACCTATATTTTAAGTAAATTTCACATTATTTTCAATTAATCAATGAGAAAATGTTGAATTGAAAAAAGAGCGGTTAATTGTTGCTAGCATTGTTTTAGTTTGGACTTGGCccataatttaatatatattgaaaaataaaagtcAGGTAGTGAAGTTACTTTAGTTACTTATACGGCTAAACAAACCAGCCCACACTTGCGCCTGTAATCACGGTTACAATGTTTTCGTGGATCATTAGAGAATGAGCCCATTAACATACCAGTGATAATTTTCCATGCACTTATCAACAAACAAAAACTTTATTTATTC
This portion of the Lotus japonicus ecotype B-129 chromosome 3, LjGifu_v1.2 genome encodes:
- the LOC130746770 gene encoding photosystem II repair protein PSB27-H1, chloroplastic, which produces MASPTLITPTSTPKSLPPIKPRPTTAIAATLSPTTTTTANPRRREFLSITASVLSGTWLCHVTPALAAEDEEYVRETEEVINKVRTTITMDKNDPNVADAVADLRDSSNSWVAKYRKEKALLARVSFRDVYSALNAVSGHYISFGPTAPIPAKRRARILEEVEVAEKALLRGR